In Rhodococcus qingshengii JCM 15477, the sequence TGCCACGCTGACGGTCTTCGAAGGCCTCGCCGACGTCCCCTTCTACAACGAAGACATCGACGTCGAGGGTGCTTCCATCCCCGCTGTCGACGCACTGCGCGCCGCTGCGAGCGACGCGGACGCGTTCCTGCTCGTCACCCCCGAATACAACGGCACCATTCCCGCAGTTCTGAAGAACGCCATCGACTGGATCTCGCGTCCGTACGGTGTCGGTGCAGTCAAGGACAAGGCTGTCGCAGTCATCAGCGCTTCGCCCAGCGGCAACGGCGCCAAGTGGGCACACGAAGACACCACCAAGGCAGTCCGTATCGCCGGCGGCAAGGTCGTCGAGGACACTGCACTGAGCATCGGTGGGACCGGCGCACTGTTCGGTGAGCTGCACCCGCGTGAGAACGCAGAGGTGCTCGCTCAGGTCTCCAAGGTCGTCTCCGACCTCGTCGACGCCGGCAAGCAGCTCGTCAACGCGTAATCCGTTTCACGAGTGAGGGCCATGCCGGAAGGTATGGCCCTCACTCGTATGCGCGCTAGAGCCCTTCGCGTTCCATCGCGTCGTCGACCGCGTCGCGAACCGACTCGAAATCCTTGCCGGCCATCATCGCTTCGCCCATCGCAGCATCGATACGGTCGGCGACGGCGGCGTACCGACGCTCCCAGTTCTCCTTGTCCTCCCGCCAGTAACCCATCACGTGCATGCGGTTTGCCGGGATTTCCCATGTTCGACGCAGGTGGGTGCGGATGCGTCTGGCGGCCGCGGCCTCGACTGCACACCAGATGTAGCCCTCGCCGGGGGGCAGGGGAGCGCCGGCCAATTCGGCGAGCAGCGAGTCCGATTCCTCGATCCATCGGTAGTGAGCGTGGGCGCGCGTCGTGAACGTCTGCTGTTCACTCGGCGCGGGTACCTGCGCGATGACGTGGATCGGTAGACCGTCGGGTGCTTCTTCGAGAATTCGCCCGATCGCGGGCAGAGCGGCGTGATCGGCGACCATCAGCAGCCAGTCGCAACCTGCCGGCGGCGTGAACCACCCGCTCGCCGTCGAGAGGTGAACGGTCTCGCCCGGTTGCGCAGTCGCGGCCCAGAGTGCCGCGCCGCCGTGGCCGTGGAGAACGAAGTCGATCTCCAGTTCGTTCTTCGACGGCTGCCAGCGCCGGACCGTGTAACTACGGGCGTGAGGGGGATCGAGGGGGAATCTGACGAGCACCCGTTCGTCCGGGCTACCACTCGTCTCGAAGTCGCTCAGGCCCTCCCCGCCGAAGGTGATTCTGCGCATCAACGGTGTCACCTGCTGTGTTCTCGTCACGGTTGCCTCGTGGCGTGGAGCCTCGTCCTTCGGGGGTGTTTCCACGACGCTCATGGTAGGTCCGTGGCGCGGCTCCGAGAGGCTGGCGAGCACAAAAAGAAACTGTGACGCGCGACACGCCGACGCGCCGGGAAATGAAGGCGCTGAACTGGGGCGACCTGGGAATTCCAACGATGTGACTCACAACATCTCGCGTTATGTGTTTCTGTCGGCCACTAGGTGTAGTGTCTTGAGCACTGAGAGACCACAACGCGGAACGCCTCGAGCGAGACTCCGGCAATCGGTCGTATCGGTGCTGAACATCACTACATCGGCCTTTGTTGGCTAAGCGAAAGAGGGACTCTCATGAGCATCACCGTCTACACCAAGCCCGCTTGCGTTCAGTGCAATGCCACCTACCGCGCCCTGGACAAGGCCGGTCTCGAATACAACGTCATCGACATCACCGAGGATGCCGAAGCCCGCGACTACGTCATGGCTCTCGGGTACCTCCAGGCACCCATCGTGGTTGCCGGTGAAGATCACTGGTCGGGCTTCCGTCCCGATCGCATCAAGACCCTGACCGTCGCTGCTTGAAGCGCCGCAGTGTCGGCGGTGGACACCTCCGCCGACACATCTGAGTAGTTCCGGGCACCGTACAAGAAAATGGTGACAACCGATGACTTCGCTGGTCTATTTTTCCAGCGTGTCGGAGAACACCCACCGATTCGTTCAACGTCTCGGCCTGCCTGCGACACGTATACCTATCCATGACCGTGACGGCTCATTTCGTGTAGACGAGCCCTATGTGCTGATTCTGCCCACCTATGGTGGCGGGGTCACCGTGACAGGGCGCGACACCAGTTATGTACCGAAGCCGGTCATTCGTTTTTTGAACAATCCACACAACAGGTCGTTGATCAGAGCAGTGATCGCGGCGGGAAACACCAATTTCGGTGAGTCCTTTTGCTATGCAGGGAACATCATTTCCCAGAAATGCCACGTTCCTTTTCTGTACCGGTTCGAACTCATGGGCACTGCCGAGGACGTCGACCGGGTACGAGAAGGCTTGGGGGAGTTCTGGAATCATCTCGAAACAGAGAAGGAGCACGGGCAGTGGCGCCAACCATCACTGACACGATCGCGGCAGGAAGCGTAGAGCGTGATGCGCGCGGCGGCGATTCCACCAACGGTCTCGACTACCACGCACTCAACGCCATGCTCAACCTGTACGGCGCCAACGGTGAGATCCAGTTCGAGATGGATGTCGCTGCAGCCCGTCAGTACTTCTTGCAGCACGTCAACCAGAACACCGTGTTCTTCCACAACCTCGACGAGAAGCTGGACTACCTCGTCGAGGAAAACTATTACGAGCCCGAGGTTCTCGATCAGTACTCACGTACTTTCGTGAAGTTCCTGATCGATCACGCGTACGCCAAGAAGTTCCGCTTCCCGACGTTCCTGGGTGCATTCAAGTACTACACCTCCTACACGCTCAAGACCTTCGACGGTAAGCGCTACCTGGAGCGTTTCGAAGATCGTGTCTGCATGGTTGCGCTCACCCTGGCCGCAGGCAACGAAGACCTGGCCGTCGAACTCGTCGACGAGATCATCGCCGGACGCTTCCAGCCCGCCACCCCGACGTTCCTGAACTCGGGCAAGAAGCAGCGCGGTGAGCCCGTGTCCTGCTTCCTGCTTCGTATCGAAGACAACATGGAGTCCATCGGTCGCTCCATCAACTCGGCACTGCAGCTGTCCAAGCGCGGTGGCGGAGTTGCCTTGCTGCTCACCAACGTTCGTGAGCACGGCGCACCGATCAAGAAGATCGAGAACCAGAGTTCGGGTGTCATCCCGATCATGAAGCTTCTCGAGGACTCGTTCTCCTACGCCAACCAGTTGGGTGCGCGTCAGGGCGCCGGTGCTGTGTACCTGCATGCGCACCACCCCGACATCTACCGGTTCCTCGACACCAAGCGTGAGAACGCCGACGAGAAGATCCGTATCAAGACGCTCTCACTCGGCGTCGTGATCCCAGACATCACGTTCGAACTGGCGAAGAAGAACGAGGACATGTACCTGTTCTCGCCGTACGACGTCGAGCGCATCTACGGAGTTCCGTTCTCCGACATCAACGTCTCCGAGAAGTACTACGAGATGGTCGACGACAAGCGAATTCGCAAGTCCAAGATCAAAGCTCGCGAGTTCTTCCAGACCGTCGCCGAATTGCAGTTCGAATCGGGCTACCCCTACATCATGTTCGAGGACACGGTGAACCGGGCAAACCCGATCGAGGGCAAGATCACGCACTCGAACCTGTGCTCGGAGATCCTGCAGGTTTCGACGCCTTCACTGTTCAACGACGACCTGTCCTACTCGAAGGTCGGCAAGGACATCTCCTGCAACCTGGGTTCGCTGAACATCGCGAAGACCATGGACTCGCCCGACTTCGCCAAGACCATCGAAGTGTCGATCCGCGGATTGACGGCAGTGTCCGACCAGACGCACATCTACTCGGTGCCGTCGATCGAGCAGGGCAACAACGACTCTCACGCCATCGGCCTCGGTCAGATGAACCTGCACGGATACCTCGCTCGTGAGCGGATCTTCTACGGCAGCGAAGAAGGCATCGACTTCACGAACATCTACTTCTACACCGTGCTGTTCCACGCACTGCGTGCGTCGAACAAGATCGCCATCGAGCGCGGCTCGTACTTCAAGGGTTTCCCGGAGTCGAAGTACGCCTCGGGTGAATTCTTCGACAAGTACACCGATCAGGCTTGGGAGCCGGCAACCGACAAGGTTCGCGGACTCTTCGCCGATGCGAAGCTGCACATCCCCACTCAGGACGACTGGCGTGAGCTGAAGGCTTCGGTTCAGAAGCACGGTATCTACAACCAGAACCTTCAGGCCGTCCCGCCGACCGGCTCGATCTCGTACATCAACTACTCCACCAGCTCCATCCACCCGGTGGCGTCGAAGATCGAGATCCGCAAGGAAGGCAAGATCGGCCGCGTCTACTACCCGGCGCCCTACCTGACCAACGACAACCTGGAGTACTACCAGGATGCCTACGAAATCGGGTACGAGAAGATCGTCGACACCTATGCTGCCGCAACGCAACACGTCGACCAGGGCCTGTCGCTGACGCTGTTCTTCAAGGACACCGCAACCACCCGCGACATCAACAAGGCGCAGATCTACGCGTGGCGTAAGGGCATCAAGACGCTGTACTACATCCGTCTGCGTCAGATGGCACTCGAAGGCACCGAGGTCGAGGGCTGCGTTTCCTGCATGCTGTAAAGGGCTCCGCGCCGTGCGCCTTTTCGGTAGTGGTTACTACCGAAAAGGCGCACAGGGGTATCAGGCCGGCGGGCGGCCGGGACCGTGCATCTTGCCGGCATTCTTCGGCATTCGACCGTGCTCGGTGAGTGCGCGCCGAAGGAGAAACTCGATCTGGGCGTTGGTACTTCGGAGATCGTCGGCGGCCCAGCGGGCGAGGGCGTCGTGTACCGCTGGGTCCAACCGAAGAAGGATCTTCTTACGCTCGGATCGCGGAGCTGGATCCGTGGCCATGTGGCCTTTCCTTTACTGGTAGAGCGAACCGGTGTTGAGCACCGGTTGTGCGTCGCGGTCGCCGCACAGCACGACCAGAAGGTTACTGATCATCGTGGCCTTGCGTTCCTCGTCGAGTTCGACGACGTGCTTCTCCTCGAGCTGCTTGAGTGCCATGTCGACCATGGACACCGCGCCTTCGACGATTTGCTTGCGGGCGGCTATCACAGCACCCGCTTGCTGGCGCCGAAGCATCGCGCTGGCGATCTCCGGTGCATACGAGAGCCTGTTGATGCGTGTCTCGATAACTTCGACACCCGCCGCACGCACGCGGGCGTGAACCTCCTCCGACAAGGTGGTGGTGATGATATCGGCGTTCTCGCGCAACGAGACTCGGCCTTCGGCGTCGTACGGGTAGCTACCGGCGATATGGCGGACGGCCGCCTCGGTCTGTACGGAGACGAACTCCTCGTAATCGTCCACCTGGAACGAGGCGAGCGCTGTGTCGGCCACCTGCCAGACGACCACCGCCGAGATCTCGATGGGATTGCCGTCGGCGTCGTTCACTTTCGCCTGACCGGTCTCATGGTTTCGGATGCGCGTCGAGATCGATCGACGGACCGTCAGCGGATTTGTCCATCGCAGTCCCGGCGTGCGCAAGGTGCCGCTGTACGAGCTTCCGAGAAGTTGCAGAACTCGGGCTTGATTCGGTTGCACCAAGGTCAGGCCCATCAGGAGGGGGAGTGACGCGATGAACAGCACCACTCCGACCGGAATCAGGGCGAAGAGTCCCAGAACTCCGCCAACGACGGACAGCGCGATTCCGGCCAGGAAGAGAAGGACGCCGCCGAGGAGCATCCAGCTGCCGGACAGGTCCCAGCCTGGGCGTTCGGCGATCGTTGTGGTGGCGACACCGGTCGGTTTCTCGGCCACGGTGGGTGTGCTGGTCATGCGAGACTCGCTTTCCATCGGTAAGTGATATTTAATTGATATCACATTTTTTGTACTCGTGGAGGGGCGCGTGCGACACATGTTGTTGTGTTGGCATCGCGGACCCGACACAACGGGTAGTGTTCAGGCAAGCCAACATTCGGCAGTATCTCTCTCGCTAGGTAGGAATTATGGTCAAGCTGGTCAGTCGCGTTTCCGCCATCAACTGGAATCGCGTCCAGGACGAGAAGGACGCCGAGGTATGGGATCGCCTCGTCAGCAACTTCTGGCTGCCCGAAAAGGTGCCGGTCTCCAACGACATCCCGTCCTGGGGAACGCTGACCGCGCAGGAGCAGCAGCTCACCATGCGCGTCTTCACGGGCCTGACGCTGCTCGACACCATCCAGGGAACGGTCGGCGCCGTCAGCCTCATCCCGGACGCGATCACTCCCCACGAAGAAGCGGTGTACACCAACATCGCCTTCATGGAATCGGTGCACGCGAAGAGCTACAGCTCTATCTTCTCGACGCTGTGCTCCACCCCCGACATCGACGACGCGTTCCGCTGGTCGGAGGAGAACCCCAACCTGCAGCGCAAGGCGCAGATCGTTCTCGACTACTACAACGGCGAGTCGCCGCTCAAGCGCAAGGTCGCATCGACGCTCCTCGAGAGCTTCCTCTTCTACTCCGGCTTCTACCTGCCGATGTACTGGTCCTCGCGAGCCAAGCTCACCAACACCGCAGACCTCATCCGCCTCATCATCCGCGACGAGGCCGTGCACGGGTACTACATCGGCTACAAGTACCAGAAGGGCCTCGAACAGCTCACCGAGGCCGAGCGTGAAGAGCTCAAGAACTACACGTTCGAGTTGCTCTTCGAGCTCTACGAGAACGAGGTCGACTACACCCAGGACCTCTAC encodes:
- a CDS encoding SPFH domain-containing protein, producing the protein MTSTPTVAEKPTGVATTTIAERPGWDLSGSWMLLGGVLLFLAGIALSVVGGVLGLFALIPVGVVLFIASLPLLMGLTLVQPNQARVLQLLGSSYSGTLRTPGLRWTNPLTVRRSISTRIRNHETGQAKVNDADGNPIEISAVVVWQVADTALASFQVDDYEEFVSVQTEAAVRHIAGSYPYDAEGRVSLRENADIITTTLSEEVHARVRAAGVEVIETRINRLSYAPEIASAMLRRQQAGAVIAARKQIVEGAVSMVDMALKQLEEKHVVELDEERKATMISNLLVVLCGDRDAQPVLNTGSLYQ
- a CDS encoding siderophore-interacting protein, producing the protein MSVVETPPKDEAPRHEATVTRTQQVTPLMRRITFGGEGLSDFETSGSPDERVLVRFPLDPPHARSYTVRRWQPSKNELEIDFVLHGHGGAALWAATAQPGETVHLSTASGWFTPPAGCDWLLMVADHAALPAIGRILEEAPDGLPIHVIAQVPAPSEQQTFTTRAHAHYRWIEESDSLLAELAGAPLPPGEGYIWCAVEAAAARRIRTHLRRTWEIPANRMHVMGYWREDKENWERRYAAVADRIDAAMGEAMMAGKDFESVRDAVDDAMEREGL
- a CDS encoding NAD(P)H-dependent oxidoreductase; this encodes MSQTNVLVLVGSLRAGSVNRQLAETAVSAAPEGATLTVFEGLADVPFYNEDIDVEGASIPAVDALRAAASDADAFLLVTPEYNGTIPAVLKNAIDWISRPYGVGAVKDKAVAVISASPSGNGAKWAHEDTTKAVRIAGGKVVEDTALSIGGTGALFGELHPRENAEVLAQVSKVVSDLVDAGKQLVNA
- the nrdH gene encoding glutaredoxin-like protein NrdH, with the protein product MSITVYTKPACVQCNATYRALDKAGLEYNVIDITEDAEARDYVMALGYLQAPIVVAGEDHWSGFRPDRIKTLTVAA
- the nrdF gene encoding class 1b ribonucleoside-diphosphate reductase subunit beta codes for the protein MVKLVSRVSAINWNRVQDEKDAEVWDRLVSNFWLPEKVPVSNDIPSWGTLTAQEQQLTMRVFTGLTLLDTIQGTVGAVSLIPDAITPHEEAVYTNIAFMESVHAKSYSSIFSTLCSTPDIDDAFRWSEENPNLQRKAQIVLDYYNGESPLKRKVASTLLESFLFYSGFYLPMYWSSRAKLTNTADLIRLIIRDEAVHGYYIGYKYQKGLEQLTEAEREELKNYTFELLFELYENEVDYTQDLYDGVGLTEDVKKFLRYNANKALNNLGYEGLFPKDETDVNPAILSALSPNADENHDFFSGSGSSYVIGKAVNTEDDDWDF
- the nrdI gene encoding class Ib ribonucleoside-diphosphate reductase assembly flavoprotein NrdI codes for the protein MTSLVYFSSVSENTHRFVQRLGLPATRIPIHDRDGSFRVDEPYVLILPTYGGGVTVTGRDTSYVPKPVIRFLNNPHNRSLIRAVIAAGNTNFGESFCYAGNIISQKCHVPFLYRFELMGTAEDVDRVREGLGEFWNHLETEKEHGQWRQPSLTRSRQEA
- the nrdE gene encoding class 1b ribonucleoside-diphosphate reductase subunit alpha; translation: MAPTITDTIAAGSVERDARGGDSTNGLDYHALNAMLNLYGANGEIQFEMDVAAARQYFLQHVNQNTVFFHNLDEKLDYLVEENYYEPEVLDQYSRTFVKFLIDHAYAKKFRFPTFLGAFKYYTSYTLKTFDGKRYLERFEDRVCMVALTLAAGNEDLAVELVDEIIAGRFQPATPTFLNSGKKQRGEPVSCFLLRIEDNMESIGRSINSALQLSKRGGGVALLLTNVREHGAPIKKIENQSSGVIPIMKLLEDSFSYANQLGARQGAGAVYLHAHHPDIYRFLDTKRENADEKIRIKTLSLGVVIPDITFELAKKNEDMYLFSPYDVERIYGVPFSDINVSEKYYEMVDDKRIRKSKIKAREFFQTVAELQFESGYPYIMFEDTVNRANPIEGKITHSNLCSEILQVSTPSLFNDDLSYSKVGKDISCNLGSLNIAKTMDSPDFAKTIEVSIRGLTAVSDQTHIYSVPSIEQGNNDSHAIGLGQMNLHGYLARERIFYGSEEGIDFTNIYFYTVLFHALRASNKIAIERGSYFKGFPESKYASGEFFDKYTDQAWEPATDKVRGLFADAKLHIPTQDDWRELKASVQKHGIYNQNLQAVPPTGSISYINYSTSSIHPVASKIEIRKEGKIGRVYYPAPYLTNDNLEYYQDAYEIGYEKIVDTYAAATQHVDQGLSLTLFFKDTATTRDINKAQIYAWRKGIKTLYYIRLRQMALEGTEVEGCVSCML